One region of Mycolicibacterium rhodesiae NBB3 genomic DNA includes:
- a CDS encoding serine hydrolase domain-containing protein: protein MVDRVRKAIAVGVSALLVVTACSRSDEIQPPVSTAAPSTPPPVAAPPPPPPIGAPTPDMPAVSALIDDAIAAHKLPGAVVVVGHGGNVVFHRAYGDRKLPGEPGLNGSPAPAEPMTEDTIFDIASLTKVLGTATAVMQLHEQGKVQFDDPVQQYLPQFNTANDPQRAKVTVRMLLTHTSGEPGDVNLGDPWGLSKPDRAEGFHRALTNPLESAPGSAFRYSDINFILLGALLEKVTGEVEDDYVQRNVFAPLGMLDTRYLPVDKVCGPHAVRGSAVAWAPGVVPTECPEGEWNVGLLPRIAPTARDEEGRADRGENPDLDHLLRGTVQDTTARRMGGVAGHAGVFSTARDVSVFAQALLDRLAGRPSEFPLKRETLTSMTTPEQPGHSAGQVSEANAAGAVAGEYPAVAGQVLRGFGWDIDSPFSHPRGSVFPVGSFGHTGFTGTTLWMDPGSDTYVILLTNSIHTRGSPPISKLSGDVATVAAKALGLYGS, encoded by the coding sequence ATGGTCGACCGGGTTCGCAAGGCCATAGCTGTCGGCGTGTCAGCGCTTTTGGTCGTTACCGCGTGCTCGCGGAGCGACGAGATTCAGCCGCCGGTCAGCACCGCCGCGCCGTCGACGCCGCCGCCCGTCGCCGCTCCCCCACCGCCCCCGCCGATCGGGGCGCCGACGCCCGATATGCCGGCAGTCTCCGCATTGATCGACGACGCGATCGCCGCACACAAACTGCCCGGTGCGGTCGTGGTCGTCGGACACGGGGGCAACGTCGTCTTCCACCGGGCGTATGGGGATCGCAAGCTGCCGGGCGAGCCGGGGCTGAACGGCTCCCCCGCGCCCGCGGAGCCGATGACCGAGGACACCATCTTCGACATCGCGTCGCTGACGAAGGTTCTCGGGACCGCGACGGCAGTCATGCAACTGCACGAACAGGGCAAGGTGCAGTTCGACGATCCGGTGCAGCAGTACCTGCCGCAGTTCAATACGGCCAACGATCCGCAACGCGCGAAGGTGACGGTGCGGATGCTGTTGACGCATACTTCGGGAGAGCCGGGTGACGTCAACCTCGGCGACCCGTGGGGGCTGTCGAAGCCCGATAGGGCGGAGGGCTTTCACCGCGCGCTGACCAATCCGTTGGAGTCGGCTCCCGGCTCCGCGTTCCGCTACTCGGACATCAACTTCATTCTCCTCGGCGCGCTCCTCGAGAAGGTGACCGGCGAGGTGGAAGACGATTACGTGCAGCGCAACGTCTTTGCGCCGCTGGGCATGCTGGACACCCGCTATCTACCCGTGGACAAGGTTTGCGGCCCACACGCGGTGAGAGGTTCCGCGGTGGCATGGGCACCCGGGGTGGTGCCGACCGAATGTCCTGAGGGGGAATGGAATGTCGGCCTGCTGCCGCGCATCGCGCCGACTGCACGCGACGAGGAGGGCCGCGCGGATCGGGGTGAGAATCCCGACCTGGACCATCTGCTACGGGGCACGGTTCAAGACACGACGGCGCGACGGATGGGCGGAGTGGCCGGGCACGCCGGAGTGTTCTCGACGGCACGCGATGTCAGCGTCTTCGCCCAAGCCCTTCTGGATCGGCTGGCGGGTCGCCCGAGTGAGTTTCCCTTGAAGCGAGAGACTTTGACGTCGATGACAACGCCTGAGCAGCCCGGGCATTCGGCGGGTCAGGTCTCGGAGGCGAACGCGGCCGGAGCGGTGGCCGGAGAGTATCCGGCGGTCGCGGGGCAGGTTCTGCGTGGCTTCGGCTGGGACATCGACTCACCGTTCAGCCATCCGCGGGGCTCGGTGTTCCCGGTCGGCAGCTTCGGCCATACGGGCTTCACCGGGACGACGCTGTGGATGGATCCGGGGTCGGACACGTACGTGATCCTGCTGACGAACTCGATCCACACGCGGGGCAGCCCGCCGATCTCCAAGTTGTCGGGTGACGTGGCGACGGTGGCGGCCAAGGCGCTGGGGCTGTACGGCAGTTAG
- a CDS encoding RES family NAD+ phosphorylase, with translation MPDLPAGYSGPFPEDRPTGLRRRSIPAGTEIWRLDATPPARWDWVGFPEPRYRFDPQSGAFRTRYAGATLLGAFRERYRSTGLVIPADHRKHHLVRLVSSRNLRVLDLRTEKNLDALKVDDQISTGQHADVWMTCHRLADAVRRWWADVDAIVYRSRTTPETSVNYAFFGDDGFDAKAWPLGERVDALTGLVLHESFTVDWDFG, from the coding sequence GTGCCTGACCTTCCGGCGGGCTACTCCGGCCCGTTCCCCGAGGACAGGCCCACGGGCCTTCGGCGTCGATCCATTCCGGCGGGCACCGAGATCTGGCGGCTGGACGCGACGCCACCCGCAAGGTGGGACTGGGTTGGGTTTCCGGAGCCGCGGTATCGCTTCGATCCGCAGTCGGGAGCGTTTCGGACCCGGTACGCGGGCGCGACGCTGCTGGGGGCGTTCCGGGAGCGGTACCGGTCGACGGGACTGGTGATCCCGGCCGACCATCGGAAACACCACCTGGTGCGGCTGGTGTCGTCGCGCAACCTGCGCGTGCTGGACCTGCGGACCGAGAAGAATCTCGATGCCTTGAAGGTGGACGACCAGATCAGCACGGGACAACACGCTGATGTATGGATGACGTGCCATCGACTGGCCGACGCCGTCAGGCGGTGGTGGGCCGATGTCGATGCGATCGTCTATCGGTCACGAACCACCCCGGAGACGTCGGTCAATTACGCGTTCTTCGGCGACGACGGGTTCGACGCCAAGGCGTGGCCGCTGGGTGAACGGGTCGATGCGCTGACCGGGCTGGTCCTGCACGAAAGCTTCACCGTCGATTGGGATTTCGGCTAG
- a CDS encoding flavin monoamine oxidase family protein: MDVDFCVVGAGFGGLTTALRLKQAGHTVALLEARDRVGGRTWTETRDDGLWIDRGGAWIGPGQDAIYALMKEFGIASYKQPTEGDAMMFVEGKKYRYNGTIPLSMSPWAVANIGTVFLELTQMCKQIDPHAPWDAPKAKKWDQTTWAGWLDRNTLSKPARQLLEHSVAGLYTSAASEISLLFVLYQMASAGGPSFVLGVKDAAEDERVVGGMGAIHRAICNELGDSLHLSQPVRSIAQDADGVTVRSDDMVVRARRAVVAVPVSIVSQINFEPMLPMDRSFLQQRMPSGAVYKIALVYDEPWWRADGLSGQSFGAGSMASLTIDASTDRESPAVLCVITEGPEARKMTKLSEEERKKGVIDAVAARFGEKARTLTDYVEQNWTIERYSGGGMIAHAPPGVLTEFGPSLREPCGRIHWAGTESSAIMYGFIDGAVRSGERAAVEVMEHEAMKVAP, encoded by the coding sequence ATGGACGTTGATTTCTGCGTGGTGGGTGCCGGTTTCGGCGGACTCACCACGGCGCTGCGGCTGAAGCAGGCCGGACACACCGTCGCGCTGCTGGAGGCGCGCGACCGCGTCGGCGGTCGAACGTGGACCGAGACCCGCGACGACGGACTGTGGATCGACCGCGGCGGTGCCTGGATCGGGCCGGGCCAGGATGCTATCTACGCCCTGATGAAGGAGTTCGGCATCGCGAGCTACAAACAGCCCACCGAAGGCGACGCGATGATGTTCGTCGAAGGCAAGAAGTACCGCTACAACGGCACGATCCCGTTGTCGATGAGCCCGTGGGCGGTGGCCAACATCGGCACGGTCTTCCTCGAACTGACGCAGATGTGCAAACAGATCGACCCGCACGCGCCGTGGGACGCGCCCAAGGCCAAGAAATGGGATCAGACCACCTGGGCGGGATGGCTGGACCGCAACACGCTGTCGAAGCCGGCGCGTCAGCTACTCGAACACTCGGTGGCAGGGCTGTATACCTCTGCGGCATCGGAGATTTCGCTGCTGTTCGTGCTGTATCAGATGGCGTCCGCGGGTGGGCCGAGCTTCGTGCTCGGAGTCAAGGACGCGGCCGAGGACGAACGCGTGGTCGGCGGGATGGGCGCGATTCATCGCGCGATCTGCAACGAGCTCGGCGACTCGCTGCACTTGTCGCAGCCGGTGCGCAGCATCGCTCAGGATGCCGACGGCGTCACGGTCCGTTCCGACGACATGGTGGTACGTGCACGGCGTGCGGTTGTCGCCGTGCCGGTCAGCATCGTCAGCCAGATCAACTTCGAACCGATGCTGCCCATGGACCGCTCGTTCCTGCAGCAGCGGATGCCGTCGGGTGCGGTGTACAAGATCGCGCTGGTTTACGACGAGCCGTGGTGGCGTGCCGATGGTCTGTCGGGTCAGTCGTTCGGGGCGGGGTCAATGGCGAGTCTGACGATCGATGCCAGCACCGACAGAGAATCGCCCGCCGTGCTGTGCGTCATCACCGAGGGTCCGGAAGCGCGCAAGATGACGAAGCTCAGCGAGGAGGAGCGCAAGAAAGGGGTGATCGACGCCGTCGCTGCGAGGTTCGGCGAGAAGGCGCGAACGCTGACGGACTACGTCGAACAGAACTGGACCATCGAGCGGTACTCCGGCGGCGGCATGATCGCGCACGCCCCGCCGGGTGTGCTCACCGAGTTCGGACCGTCGCTGCGCGAACCGTGTGGCCGCATCCACTGGGCGGGCACGGAAAGCTCGGCGATCATGTACGGGTTCATCGACGGCGCGGTCCGGTCGGGCGAGCGGGCGGCCGTCGAGGTGATGGAACACGAGGCGATGAAGGTCGCTCCCTGA
- a CDS encoding Na+/H+ antiporter, translating into MAELTLLLVLFAATVVLAPLADRINVPYPAVMLVFGMAVALVPAVRVPAIDVNLLLPLILPPLLFAAARRTSWREFLDNRRAIGLLAIALVAVTAFVVGGVLQALVPGLPLIAAVAIGAAVAPPDPVAATAIAQKLRLPRRLRTILEGEGLSNDATALVLYEVAVAAAMTGAFSPAKAGMQLALATVVGVLVGLAVALAARWLLNKLPAHPSGSAFVLVTPFVAYVASDAAHGSGVVAVVTLALSLSRYSDQESAQTRIVAMTMWEIVELLVTGAAFAFVGLELRTIALEVDDPIGSLLAQAAIVTAVVIVIRFAWIFPVATIDERVRRRRNPSGEPVGWREMTVSSWAGMRGVVTLIAAMALPPTFPERERLIFIAFVVVAATLLLQGLTLPVLVRRLKVTASGDDQDELARDLMRRAQEAGQRRLDELRDEGSIDSDVIDHVEESADRMWDALGRADSDDSGDRADEFKTVKDAMLTAARQEILNARSQSGTDPTVVDDVLRRLDLRGIHVE; encoded by the coding sequence GTGGCTGAGCTGACCCTGTTGCTGGTGCTGTTCGCGGCCACCGTCGTGCTCGCGCCGTTGGCCGACCGGATCAACGTGCCGTATCCGGCGGTGATGCTGGTGTTCGGCATGGCGGTGGCACTGGTGCCTGCCGTGCGTGTGCCTGCGATCGACGTGAATCTGCTGCTGCCGCTGATCCTGCCGCCGCTGCTGTTCGCCGCGGCGCGGCGGACCTCGTGGCGGGAGTTTCTGGACAATCGGCGGGCGATCGGCCTGCTGGCGATCGCGCTGGTGGCGGTGACCGCATTCGTCGTCGGCGGGGTGCTGCAGGCGCTGGTGCCGGGGTTGCCCTTGATCGCGGCAGTGGCGATCGGCGCGGCGGTGGCACCGCCGGACCCGGTGGCGGCGACGGCGATCGCGCAGAAACTGCGTCTGCCGCGTCGGCTGCGCACGATTCTGGAGGGCGAGGGCCTGTCCAACGACGCGACGGCCCTGGTGCTCTACGAGGTGGCGGTCGCGGCGGCGATGACAGGGGCGTTCTCCCCGGCCAAGGCCGGCATGCAGTTGGCACTGGCGACCGTGGTCGGCGTGCTGGTGGGCCTCGCCGTCGCATTGGCGGCACGGTGGCTGCTGAACAAGCTGCCTGCGCATCCGTCGGGCAGCGCTTTCGTGTTGGTGACCCCGTTCGTCGCGTATGTCGCCTCGGATGCGGCGCACGGCAGCGGTGTGGTGGCGGTGGTGACGCTGGCGCTGTCACTGAGTCGCTACAGCGACCAGGAGTCGGCACAGACGCGGATCGTCGCGATGACGATGTGGGAGATCGTCGAATTGCTGGTGACCGGTGCCGCTTTCGCGTTCGTCGGCCTGGAGTTGCGCACGATCGCGCTGGAGGTCGACGACCCGATAGGCAGTCTGCTCGCGCAGGCGGCCATCGTCACCGCAGTGGTCATCGTGATCAGGTTCGCCTGGATCTTCCCGGTGGCGACGATCGACGAGCGGGTCCGCCGACGACGAAATCCCAGCGGGGAGCCGGTGGGGTGGCGCGAGATGACGGTGTCGTCATGGGCGGGCATGCGCGGGGTGGTCACGCTGATCGCGGCGATGGCGTTACCGCCGACCTTCCCCGAGCGCGAGCGGCTGATCTTCATCGCGTTCGTGGTCGTGGCGGCAACGCTTCTGCTGCAGGGGCTTACGTTGCCGGTGCTGGTGCGACGGCTGAAGGTGACTGCGTCCGGTGACGACCAGGATGAGCTGGCGCGGGACCTGATGCGCCGCGCGCAGGAGGCGGGCCAACGACGCCTGGACGAGTTGCGGGACGAGGGAAGCATCGACTCCGACGTGATCGATCACGTCGAGGAGAGCGCGGATCGGATGTGGGATGCGTTGGGGCGCGCCGATTCGGACGACAGTGGCGACCGGGCCGACGAGTTCAAGACCGTCAAGGATGCGATGCTGACGGCAGCGCGGCAGGAAATCCTCAACGCGCGTTCCCAATCGGGGACGGATCCGACCGTCGTCGACGACGTATTGCGGCGGTTGGATTTGCGCGGAATCCACGTCGAGTAG
- a CDS encoding alpha/beta fold hydrolase, with amino-acid sequence MPTITTSDGVKIFYKDWGSGQPIVFSHGWPLTADDWDAQMMFLLHQGYRVIAHDRRGHGRSEQVGTGNDMEHWVADLAALTEQLDLRDAIHIGHSTGGAEVASYVARHQERVAKAVLVSSPTPSMLQTDSNPGGQPQEWFDAVQGGVVGNRSEFFRSVPEGPFYGFNRSGAEPSEAVIANWWRQGMSGSAHAHYETVFTWLQDYSEDLRAITVPVLVMHGDDDQIVPFASAVPRAVDLLQNGSLKTYAGFPHGMLTTHADVINPDLLEFIAS; translated from the coding sequence ATGCCGACCATCACCACGTCCGACGGCGTCAAGATCTTTTACAAGGACTGGGGCTCCGGACAGCCGATCGTTTTCAGTCATGGCTGGCCTCTGACAGCCGACGACTGGGATGCGCAGATGATGTTCTTGTTGCATCAGGGCTATCGGGTGATTGCCCACGATCGGCGCGGGCATGGCCGATCCGAGCAAGTCGGGACCGGCAATGACATGGAGCACTGGGTAGCCGACCTGGCCGCACTGACCGAGCAGCTGGACCTGCGCGACGCGATCCACATTGGGCACTCGACCGGCGGCGCGGAAGTCGCCTCCTATGTGGCACGCCACCAGGAGCGAGTCGCCAAGGCGGTGCTCGTTTCTTCCCCCACACCGAGCATGCTGCAGACCGACAGCAATCCAGGTGGCCAACCCCAGGAGTGGTTCGACGCCGTCCAGGGCGGTGTGGTCGGCAATCGATCGGAATTCTTCCGCTCGGTGCCGGAGGGCCCTTTCTACGGATTCAACCGATCAGGCGCTGAGCCCTCCGAAGCGGTCATTGCGAACTGGTGGCGGCAGGGCATGTCCGGCAGCGCCCACGCTCACTATGAAACGGTGTTCACCTGGCTGCAAGATTACAGCGAGGATCTGCGCGCCATCACCGTCCCCGTCCTGGTGATGCACGGTGACGACGACCAGATCGTCCCATTCGCCAGCGCGGTGCCTCGGGCGGTCGACTTGCTTCAGAACGGTTCATTGAAGACCTATGCCGGCTTTCCCCACGGAATGCTGACCACTCACGCCGATGTGATCAACCCGGATCTGCTCGAATTCATCGCGTCTTGA
- a CDS encoding esterase family protein: MVAALVAALPSPQASAYSRDGLPVETLMVPSPSMGRDIKVQFQGGGPHSVYLLDGLRAQEDFNGWDINTAAFEWFYESGVSVVMPVGGQSSFYSDWYAPASGFAGTTTYKWETFLTNELPTWLMANRQQDPRGNAVVGLSMSGGAALTLAAWHPQQFFFAASLSGYLNPSKGMWPTLIGFAMMDAGGYKAADMWGPPNNPAWQRNDPMLNINRLVANRTALWVYCGNGTTSDLDAGGGGFGTQFSASYLENITLATNKEFQEKYQAAGGRNAVFNFPPNGTHSWGYWGAQLQQMKPDILKIINPPPPPPPPAPPAPGAVPGLPAMPPAAATPGLALVPAR, translated from the coding sequence ATGGTGGCCGCCCTGGTGGCGGCACTGCCGTCACCGCAGGCGTCGGCGTATTCGCGCGACGGTCTGCCGGTCGAGACGCTGATGGTGCCGTCACCATCGATGGGCCGCGACATCAAGGTCCAGTTTCAGGGCGGTGGACCGCATTCGGTGTATCTGCTCGACGGTCTGCGCGCGCAAGAGGACTTCAACGGCTGGGACATCAACACCGCCGCGTTCGAATGGTTCTACGAGTCGGGCGTCTCGGTGGTGATGCCTGTCGGCGGCCAGTCGAGTTTCTACAGCGACTGGTACGCACCGGCGAGCGGCTTCGCCGGTACGACGACCTACAAGTGGGAGACGTTCCTCACCAACGAGTTGCCGACCTGGCTGATGGCGAACAGGCAGCAGGATCCCCGGGGCAATGCGGTTGTCGGACTGTCGATGTCGGGCGGCGCGGCGCTGACGCTGGCCGCGTGGCATCCGCAGCAGTTCTTCTTCGCCGCCTCGCTGTCCGGTTACCTGAACCCGTCGAAGGGCATGTGGCCGACGCTGATCGGCTTCGCGATGATGGACGCCGGCGGCTATAAGGCGGCCGATATGTGGGGCCCGCCGAACAATCCCGCGTGGCAACGCAACGATCCGATGCTGAACATCAATCGGTTGGTGGCCAACCGCACGGCGCTGTGGGTGTACTGCGGCAACGGCACGACGTCCGACCTGGACGCCGGCGGCGGCGGCTTCGGCACCCAGTTCAGCGCCTCGTATCTGGAGAACATCACGCTTGCCACGAACAAGGAGTTCCAGGAGAAGTATCAGGCGGCCGGCGGACGCAACGCGGTGTTCAACTTCCCGCCGAACGGCACGCACAGCTGGGGGTACTGGGGCGCGCAGCTGCAGCAGATGAAGCCGGACATCCTGAAGATCATCAACCCTCCTCCGCCTCCCCCGCCGCCGGCGCCACCGGCCCCTGGGGCCGTACCAGGGCTCCCCGCAATGCCGCCGGCGGCCGCGACGCCGGGTCTGGCACTCGTCCCGGCGCGGTAG
- the asnB gene encoding asparagine synthase (glutamine-hydrolyzing), with translation MCGIFAAMTREGLPRDRCDEALERLEHRGPDGTGLWTSRDGRWTLGHTRLSIIGLNNGSQPMTSPDGAVHMVVNGEFYGYREIRERLRASGYHFSTESDSEIALHLYHERGIQAATELRGEFAVVIADERQRAMYAIRDRFGVKPLYYAVVGGEVFFASEIKALLALGVPARWDLEGATGGFGRTHEKTEFAGINTVPPGCYAIARDGTVRIYPYWDWEIPTAAQMQADTRTEEEVVADFREALRDSVRQRLVADVEVASYLSGGIDSCAVLGLAQQEMDRPIRAFTLTFDNALYDEAAIAEAQAKLVGATYHPIPITGREIAESFADAIWHSETQMFNGHGVAKFLLSRAVRDAGIKVVFTGEGSDEMLGGYPYFRVDALNDDPTLSADERAKLLDEMLGANAATRALMMPEQISNPEMQAIERRLGWLPATLNVAAVQTNSAAHLFRDDRPASVGQFQPLVGALDRLPIAQRVTGRDHLNQMLYVNAKTILPNFILNYLADRMEMAHSIEGRVPFLDHHVAEAAARVPVSMKVKGIREKHVLREAAKDVLIPEVYDRQKHPFTTPPTRNPNDPMLEFYRDTFASQAAKDQPIFDIEKASAALDQLLEVPDDQRIAAEGNLQRVASVVVMQELFSMS, from the coding sequence ATGTGTGGAATTTTCGCCGCGATGACCCGCGAGGGCCTGCCGCGTGATCGGTGCGATGAAGCCCTCGAGCGCCTGGAGCACCGGGGACCGGACGGCACCGGGCTCTGGACCTCACGTGACGGACGCTGGACGCTCGGACACACCCGGCTGTCGATCATCGGCCTGAACAACGGCAGCCAGCCGATGACCAGCCCCGACGGCGCTGTCCACATGGTGGTCAACGGTGAGTTCTACGGATACCGCGAAATTCGCGAGCGGCTACGCGCGAGCGGCTACCACTTCTCCACCGAGAGCGACAGCGAGATCGCCCTGCACCTCTACCACGAGCGCGGTATCCAGGCCGCGACGGAACTGCGCGGAGAGTTCGCGGTGGTCATCGCCGACGAACGCCAGCGCGCGATGTACGCGATCCGCGACCGATTCGGCGTCAAGCCGCTGTACTACGCCGTGGTGGGCGGCGAGGTCTTCTTCGCATCGGAGATCAAGGCGCTGCTGGCGCTCGGCGTTCCGGCGAGGTGGGATCTCGAGGGCGCCACCGGAGGTTTCGGCAGGACGCACGAGAAGACAGAGTTCGCCGGCATCAACACCGTCCCACCGGGCTGCTATGCGATCGCCCGCGACGGCACAGTGCGGATCTATCCGTACTGGGATTGGGAGATCCCGACAGCCGCACAGATGCAGGCCGATACCCGCACCGAGGAGGAGGTCGTCGCCGACTTCCGCGAGGCGCTGCGGGATTCGGTGCGGCAGCGCCTGGTCGCCGATGTCGAAGTCGCGTCCTACCTCAGTGGCGGCATCGACTCGTGCGCCGTCCTCGGACTCGCGCAGCAGGAGATGGATCGGCCGATCCGCGCCTTCACGCTGACATTCGACAACGCTTTGTATGACGAGGCCGCCATCGCGGAAGCGCAGGCCAAACTCGTTGGTGCGACATATCATCCGATTCCCATCACGGGGCGCGAGATCGCCGAGTCGTTCGCAGACGCGATCTGGCATTCCGAGACCCAGATGTTCAACGGGCACGGCGTCGCGAAGTTCCTGTTGAGCCGCGCGGTACGCGACGCGGGCATCAAGGTGGTGTTCACCGGCGAGGGCTCCGACGAAATGCTCGGCGGCTATCCGTACTTCCGGGTCGACGCGCTGAACGACGATCCGACGTTGAGCGCCGACGAACGAGCCAAGCTGCTCGACGAGATGCTCGGCGCGAACGCGGCGACTCGGGCGTTGATGATGCCCGAGCAGATCAGCAACCCGGAAATGCAGGCAATCGAGCGCAGGCTCGGCTGGTTGCCCGCAACGCTCAATGTGGCTGCCGTGCAGACGAATAGCGCGGCGCATCTGTTCCGCGATGATCGACCGGCGTCTGTCGGGCAGTTTCAACCGCTGGTGGGTGCGCTGGATCGGTTGCCGATCGCGCAGCGTGTCACCGGCCGTGATCACCTGAACCAGATGCTGTACGTCAACGCCAAGACGATCCTGCCGAACTTCATCCTCAACTACCTCGCCGATCGGATGGAGATGGCGCACTCGATCGAAGGACGCGTGCCTTTCCTGGATCACCACGTCGCCGAGGCGGCGGCACGGGTGCCGGTGAGCATGAAGGTGAAGGGCATTCGGGAGAAGCATGTGCTGCGCGAAGCGGCGAAGGACGTGCTGATCCCGGAGGTGTACGACCGGCAGAAGCATCCCTTTACGACGCCGCCGACGCGCAACCCGAACGACCCGATGCTGGAGTTCTATCGGGACACGTTCGCGTCTCAGGCCGCCAAGGATCAGCCGATCTTCGACATCGAGAAGGCGTCAGCGGCGCTGGACCAACTGCTCGAGGTCCCCGACGATCAACGCATCGCCGCCGAGGGCAACCTTCAGCGCGTGGCGAGCGTCGTCGTCATGCAAGAACTGTTCTCGATGTCATAG
- a CDS encoding TIGR03617 family F420-dependent LLM class oxidoreductase yields MYVDAMTTPQPLHSIGELARRTEAAGFSGLLFTETGRTAYLNAAVASQAAPGLDLSTGVAVAFPRSPFVTAASAWELQEATDGKFRLGLGTQVRTHVVRRYGAEFERPGPRLRDYVLAVKACFSAFRTGKLDHHGEFYDLDFISPQWSAGPIDAPDPKVDIAAVNPWMLRMAGEVADGVHVHPLGEPGYIARHVVPKVAEGAAKSSRSASDIAIIVPVMTIVGDTDEERAKERELVRASMSFYGSTPNYAFIWDEAGFEGTTARIREKQKAGDFKGMAAQITDEHIATFVTESTWDGLADALVAKYGDTATRVVLYNALADPERIERYGAVARSISTG; encoded by the coding sequence GTGTATGTCGACGCGATGACCACCCCCCAGCCACTGCACTCGATCGGCGAACTCGCCCGTCGCACCGAGGCCGCGGGGTTCTCCGGACTGCTGTTCACCGAAACCGGCCGCACCGCATATCTCAACGCGGCTGTCGCATCCCAGGCAGCGCCGGGCCTTGACCTGTCGACCGGTGTCGCCGTGGCCTTTCCGCGCAGTCCGTTCGTCACCGCGGCGTCGGCGTGGGAACTGCAGGAGGCGACCGACGGCAAGTTTCGGCTCGGGCTCGGCACGCAGGTGCGTACGCATGTGGTGCGACGCTACGGCGCGGAATTCGAGCGCCCCGGTCCGCGGCTGCGCGACTACGTGCTGGCCGTCAAGGCGTGCTTCTCGGCGTTCCGCACCGGAAAGCTCGACCACCACGGCGAGTTCTACGACCTCGACTTCATCAGTCCGCAATGGAGCGCAGGGCCGATCGACGCACCGGATCCGAAGGTCGACATCGCGGCGGTCAACCCGTGGATGCTGCGCATGGCAGGCGAAGTCGCCGACGGCGTGCATGTGCATCCGCTCGGCGAACCCGGTTACATCGCACGTCATGTGGTGCCGAAAGTCGCTGAGGGCGCGGCCAAGTCGAGTCGTTCCGCGTCAGACATCGCGATCATCGTGCCGGTGATGACGATCGTCGGTGACACCGACGAGGAGCGCGCGAAGGAACGCGAGCTGGTGCGGGCCAGCATGAGCTTCTACGGCAGCACCCCCAACTACGCGTTCATCTGGGACGAGGCCGGGTTCGAGGGCACGACGGCGCGCATCCGCGAGAAGCAGAAGGCCGGCGACTTCAAGGGCATGGCGGCTCAGATCACCGACGAGCACATCGCGACGTTCGTCACGGAATCGACGTGGGACGGCCTGGCCGACGCGCTGGTCGCCAAGTACGGGGACACCGCGACCCGCGTCGTGCTGTACAACGCGCTGGCCGATCCTGAGCGCATCGAACGCTACGGCGCCGTGGCGCGCAGCATTTCGACTGGCTGA
- a CDS encoding DUF1942 domain-containing protein — MSTRGLAKLAAATAIAAGVALGATGVATATDSIKAFGVEQHINDVASGGPLIGYTVTGLQPSTDTIPYPVAGRLYEATLKVNAFGNWANPVIPRFNARAENGQGYQAITNVFIPQAIQGNAVPPNGSSSGKLYFDVVGVDPNSVVYNDGVRDILAWVP; from the coding sequence TTGAGCACCAGGGGACTAGCAAAGCTTGCAGCCGCCACGGCGATTGCCGCCGGTGTTGCGCTCGGCGCGACCGGGGTCGCGACGGCCACCGACAGCATCAAGGCGTTCGGGGTAGAGCAGCACATCAATGACGTCGCTTCGGGTGGCCCGTTGATCGGGTATACCGTCACCGGACTTCAGCCCAGCACCGACACCATTCCCTATCCGGTCGCCGGACGGCTCTACGAAGCGACGCTGAAGGTGAATGCGTTCGGAAACTGGGCCAACCCGGTGATTCCACGTTTCAACGCCCGCGCGGAGAACGGCCAGGGGTACCAGGCGATCACCAACGTCTTCATTCCGCAGGCCATCCAGGGCAACGCGGTGCCGCCGAATGGCTCGTCGAGCGGCAAGCTGTACTTCGACGTCGTCGGCGTCGACCCGAACAGCGTCGTCTACAACGACGGCGTCCGCGACATCCTCGCCTGGGTGCCCTGA